In Vairimorpha necatrix chromosome 8, complete sequence, a single window of DNA contains:
- a CDS encoding putative high osmolarity signaling protein: protein MNWFSTTLIKSLLCLGLHTCLFYFSPSYFSFYLILSLLLLNIFFISFIKYKSDIFRSRFLRKQYRPSCTLLVTVYSLELSITTIFYYYNTNIICIILNYSILGISYIYRNSRGRKTSPLERNEEFFKIAFLTENYEVNDKIIKKGEVVQIVDKKGENVLIRNSTGQKYIIPSKIVNDDIDLIL from the coding sequence ATGAATTGGTTCTCTACTACCCTCATCAAGTCCCTCTTGTGTCTCGGTCTACACACTTGTCTCTTCTATTTCTCTCCATCTTACTTCTCTTTCTATCTCATCCTCtctcttcttcttcttaaTATCTTCTTCATCTCATtcatcaaatataaatctgACATCTTCAGATCTAGATTCCTGAGGAAGCAATATAGACCATCTTGTACCTTATTAGTCACTGTATATAGTCTAGAATTATCTATTACTACTATATTCTACTATTATAATACTAATATAATATGTATAATACTAAATTACAGTATACTGGGAATAAGTTATATATACAGAAATAGTAGAGGGAGGAAGACGAGTCCACTAGAAAGAAATGAAGAGTTCTTTAAAATAGCCTTCTTGACAGAGAATTATGAAGTAAATGATaagattataaagaaaGGGGAAGTGGTACAAATAGTGGATAAGAAAGGGGAGAATGTATTAATAAGGAATAGTACAGGGCAGAAGTATATAATACCAAGTAAAATAGTGAATGATGATATAGACCTCATACTATaa
- a CDS encoding ribosomal protein uL5, with product MKINPMREIKIKKLSIVINVGGGSSTRLNNAAKVLKQLTSQDCLFSKARYTLRNFGIRRNEKISVHVNVSGDKAMEILKKALKVREYELSKDCFNQTGCFGLGINEHIDLGMKYDPDIGIYGMNFYVDLKRPGDRVSKRKRFRSKIGNKQKISKEDAQKWFVDTFEGILLE from the coding sequence atgaaaattaatCCAATGcgagaaataaaaatcaaaaaactCTCCATAGTCATCAACGTTGGTGGCGGTTCATCCACCCGTTTAAACAATGCCGCCAAAGTTCTCAAACAACTCACATCCCAAGATTGTTTGTTTTCTAAAGCCAGATACACACTCAGGAATTTTGGTATAAGACGTAATGAGAAGATAAGTGTCCATGTGAATGTCTCTGGAGATAAAGCTATGGAGATACTTAAGAAAGCACTTAAAGTTAGAGAATATGAATTGAGTAAAGATTGTTTTAATCAGACAGGGTGTTTTGGACTTGGTATTAATGAGCATATTGATTTGGGTATGAAATATGATCCAGATATAGGGATTTATGGgatgaatttttatgttgATTTGAAGAGACCAGGAGATCGAGTCAGTAAGAGAAAGAGGTTTAGAAGTAAGATAGGGAATAAGCAGAAGATAAGTAAAGAAGATGCTCAGAAGTGGTTTGTAGATACATTTGAGGGAATATTACTTGAATAA